In Vagococcus hydrophili, one DNA window encodes the following:
- a CDS encoding ABC transporter permease: MKKGLAYYRFCLKAEAKYRVNFIAYLLHGFIQLVAVLFIWNLVYSSTDSGVIEGLNYQEIILYTIISMITTQFMVLDNDFQIAGDIQDGNLAYELVRPVSYITKLFFQGIARSTTSIVLVGVPSIIGVIIYLSQQESLAIALSRACLFLIIVTLSVGLMFCVNLLFGYSAFYLNYSWGFLLFKGTFISLLSGALFPLAMLPESIRGFFLKTPFQYMLYFPTMVFLGKLSPEEIVTNLIIQVIWLGIFILLCVVFWRHAIKTITINGG; the protein is encoded by the coding sequence ATGAAAAAAGGATTAGCTTACTACCGATTTTGCTTAAAAGCAGAAGCAAAATATCGCGTTAATTTTATTGCTTATTTGCTTCACGGATTTATTCAACTCGTTGCTGTTTTATTTATTTGGAACTTAGTTTATTCTTCAACAGACAGCGGGGTCATTGAAGGCTTAAACTATCAAGAAATTATTCTTTATACCATTATTTCCATGATCACCACACAATTTATGGTACTAGACAATGATTTTCAAATCGCTGGTGATATTCAGGATGGGAATTTAGCTTATGAACTGGTTCGCCCTGTTTCTTATATTACTAAATTATTTTTCCAAGGAATTGCGCGTTCAACTACTAGCATTGTCCTCGTTGGTGTGCCCTCAATCATCGGTGTGATTATCTATCTTAGTCAACAAGAAAGCCTAGCTATCGCTTTATCCCGTGCTTGTTTGTTTTTAATCATCGTCACTCTTAGTGTTGGATTAATGTTTTGTGTCAATTTACTCTTTGGTTACTCAGCCTTTTACTTAAACTATTCTTGGGGATTTTTACTTTTCAAAGGAACATTCATTAGTCTTCTTTCAGGGGCACTTTTCCCTCTAGCAATGTTACCTGAATCTATTAGAGGTTTCTTTTTAAAGACGCCTTTTCAGTACATGCTTTATTTTCCGACTATGGTCTTCTTAGGTAAACTGTCTCCAGAAGAAATCGTGACTAATCTTATCATTCAAGTTATTTGGCTAGGCATCTTCATCTTACTTTGTGTTGTTTTTTGGCGTCATGCCATTAAAACAATCACTATCAATGGAGGGTAA